Proteins encoded by one window of Haliotis asinina isolate JCU_RB_2024 chromosome 6, JCU_Hal_asi_v2, whole genome shotgun sequence:
- the LOC137286162 gene encoding probable cytochrome P450 49a1: MLKSKITSTVLTKVLLPGTQSTCLKATVASSRLAEGDEVRSFKEMPGPRGRYAIPFIGPVFHMKPFTNFTMETFNKVLDSLHDKYGKTFRMELFGPSVVTENPDHIETVYRSEGKYPKRPTMNMFETYAERNNKERGMAMVNGTEWHRLRSASQKYMLRHASASVYIKEQADVANDLITRMSTMKYTPDEFRDEMFKYATESIGVVAFNKRLGFMDTNGEPLSAENTVYLESINTFFECLMKDVGPPLYKYFPTKLYTTFEKVANQAYGYGRVQIKEVLERVDRQMADGTFDPEKPNLILQLRASPKTTDESVDAILLDLLTGGTDSTAKNMENLLLNLALNPEKQQKLYEEIVEVIGPKGHEQTADHMSNMLYFRACMKESFRVFYPLAFGTVRELQEDIVLDGYLVPKGTYGFMNNRRLLLNSEYFENPKQFLPERWLRDDSSHKREREYPAFALLPFGFGLRNCLGRRFAEQELWLGVTKIIQNFHVSVPMDGDYEMMYTTFGQIRKPIDFTFTPR, translated from the exons ATGCTGAAGTCTAAAATCACATCAACTGTGCTCACGAAGGTTCTACTTCCTGGAACACAGAGCACATGTCTGAAAGCCACAGTTGCCAGTTCAAGACTTGCAGAAGGCGATGAGGTGCGATCGTTCAAGGAAATGCCGGGACCACGAGGCAGATATGCGATTCCATTCATCGGGCCAGTGTTTCACATGAAACCATTCA CAAACTTCACAATGGAAACTTTCAACAAAGTGCTGGACTCATTGCATGACAAGTATGGGAAGACCTTCCGAATGGAACTCTTCGGACCGAGCGTCGTGACAGAGAACCCCGATCATATAGAAACCGTGTATAGAAGCGAGGGAAAGTACCCTAAGAGGCCTACAATGAATATGTTTGAGACATATGCCGAACGGAACAACAAAGAACGGGGAATGGCTATGGT GAATGGCACAGAATGGCATCGTCTCCGATCGGCTTCACAAAAGTATATGTTGAGACACGCATCAGCTTCAGTGTACATCAAGGAACAAGCTGATGTCGCCAACGACCTTATAACAAGGATGTCTACTATGAAATATACACCAGATGAGTTCAGAGATGAGATGTTCAAATATGCTACAGAAA GTATTGGAGTTGTTGCCTTCAACAAACGACTTGGTTTCATGGATACCAACGGAGAACCATTATCTGCAGAAAACACAGTTTACCTGGAGTCGATAAATACTTTCTTCGAATGCCTGATGAAAGATGTAGGGCCTCCATTGTACAAGTATTTTCCCACTAAGCTCTACACAACCTTCGAGAAGGTGGCTAACCAAGCGTATGG GTATGGACGTGTACAAATAAAAGAAGTTCTGGAACGAGTGGATCGTCAGATGGCTGATGGAACGTTCGACCCCGAGAAACCAAACCTGATTTTACAGCTACGAGCCAGCCCGAAGACCACCGACGAAAGTGTGGATGCCATTTTGCTAGATTTGTTAACAGGTGGAACAGATTCA ACGGCAAAGAACATGGAAAACCTGCTTCTGAACCTGGCGCTAAACCCAGAAAAGCAACAGAAGTTGTATGAAGAAATCGTGGAAGTTATTGGACCAAAAGGACACGAGCAAACTGCTGACCACATGTCCAACATGCTCTACTTCAGAGCATGTATGAAAGAATCATTCAG GGTTTTCTATCCTCTCGCATTTGGTACTGTTAGAGAGCTTCAAGAGGATATCGTACTTGATGGTTACCTGGTGCCAAAAGGG ACCTATGGCTTCATGAACAATCGTCGTCTTCTCCTCAATAGCGAGTATTTCGAGAACCCCAAGCAGTTTCTTCCAGAGCGGTGGCTGAGAGATGACTCCAGTCACAAAAGGGAAAGGGAATATCCTGCCTTTGCCCTCTTGCCCTTTGGATTTGGGCTCCGGAACTGCCTGGGAAGGCGCTTTGCTGAGCAAGAGCTCTGGCTGGGTGTCACAAaa ATTATCCAGAACTTCCACGTTTCTGTGCCTATGGATGGGGACTATGAGATGATGTACACAACATTTGGACAAATCAGGAAGCCCATTGACTTCACTTTCACCCCGCGATAA